The following proteins come from a genomic window of Nostoc sp. ATCC 53789:
- a CDS encoding Rpn family recombination-promoting nuclease/putative transposase, translating to MQTDKIFYSLFQSFPSIFFAIIGDNTVNVNAYQFVSVELKETAFRIDGVFMPTTETTNQPLYFVEVQFQLDPTFYRRFFAEIFLYLRQNESVNFWRAVVIYPQRSLDPSDQLPYQSLLNSSQVQRIYLDELDTAENSLQVAIVKLIIEREETAVDKGRELILQARQQLADEATRKQIVELIETILLYKFTRLSREELAEMLGIDDEFKKTRMYQSIKQDGLEEGRQEGKQEAKLEAIPRLLALGLSVEQVAVALDLTVAQVQQVAQNQSG from the coding sequence GTGCAAACTGACAAAATATTTTATAGCTTATTTCAATCTTTCCCCAGCATATTTTTTGCAATAATTGGCGATAATACTGTCAACGTCAACGCATATCAATTTGTTTCAGTCGAACTAAAAGAAACGGCTTTTAGGATTGATGGGGTATTCATGCCCACAACTGAAACCACAAATCAACCACTCTACTTTGTTGAAGTCCAGTTTCAATTAGACCCGACTTTTTATAGACGCTTCTTTGCAGAAATCTTTCTTTACTTGCGTCAAAACGAATCAGTCAATTTTTGGCGTGCTGTCGTCATCTATCCACAACGAAGTTTAGATCCAAGCGATCAACTACCGTATCAATCGCTGCTAAACAGTTCACAAGTGCAACGCATTTATCTAGATGAATTAGATACGGCGGAGAACTCACTTCAAGTTGCGATCGTTAAATTAATCATCGAAAGAGAAGAGACAGCCGTTGACAAAGGTAGAGAATTGATTTTACAAGCAAGGCAACAGCTAGCGGATGAAGCAACCAGGAAGCAAATTGTAGAATTGATAGAGACTATCCTGTTGTACAAATTTACCCGGTTAAGCCGAGAGGAGTTAGCAGAAATGTTGGGTATAGACGACGAATTCAAAAAAACAAGGATGTATCAATCTATCAAGCAAGATGGCTTGGAGGAAGGTAGACAGGAAGGTAAACAGGAAGCTAAGTTAGAAGCTATTCCCCGGTTATTGGCATTGGGGTTGAGTGTGGAACAAGTGGCGGTGGCTCTCGATTTAACGGTGGCGCAAGTACAGCAAGTAGCCCAGAATCAGTCTGGCTGA
- a CDS encoding methylenetetrahydrofolate reductase — translation MYHTHSHTAFRRAVQAGEFLVTAEVAPPKGGNPAHMIQMAATLKGRVHAVNVTDGSRAVLRMSSLLASVILSQNGIEPICQVACRDRNRIALQADLMGAHALGIRNILALTGDPVKAGDHPDAKAVFDLEAVRLLQLIRKMNQGVDYNEKPLTDGALDLFVGAAVDPQCKSWSGLQSRFERKIEAGAQFFQSQLITDFERLEKFMDTIASGYKKPILAGIFLLKSAKNAQFINRCVPGVNIPQHIIDRLAKAKEPFEEGIKIAAEQVQIARQLCQGVHLMAVKREDAIAPILDLAGISPVNQLVSK, via the coding sequence ATGTATCACACCCATAGCCACACAGCCTTTCGCAGAGCTGTACAAGCAGGTGAATTTCTAGTTACCGCCGAGGTAGCACCCCCGAAAGGGGGAAATCCAGCGCACATGATTCAAATGGCGGCGACTCTTAAGGGAAGGGTTCATGCTGTCAATGTTACTGATGGTAGCCGCGCCGTGTTACGGATGTCTTCGTTACTCGCGTCGGTGATTTTGTCACAAAATGGTATAGAGCCGATCTGTCAAGTTGCTTGCCGCGATCGCAACCGCATTGCTTTACAAGCTGATTTAATGGGCGCTCATGCTTTAGGTATTCGTAATATTTTAGCTTTGACTGGCGACCCAGTAAAAGCAGGCGATCATCCAGATGCTAAAGCAGTGTTTGACTTAGAAGCGGTGCGACTGCTGCAACTAATTCGAAAGATGAATCAAGGGGTTGATTACAACGAAAAACCTTTGACTGATGGAGCGCTAGATTTATTTGTTGGTGCAGCAGTAGATCCGCAATGTAAAAGTTGGTCGGGTTTACAAAGTCGATTTGAACGCAAAATCGAAGCCGGAGCGCAATTTTTTCAAAGTCAGTTGATTACCGATTTTGAGCGCCTAGAAAAGTTTATGGATACCATTGCCTCTGGCTATAAAAAACCGATTTTGGCAGGAATTTTTCTGTTGAAATCGGCAAAAAATGCCCAGTTTATTAATAGATGTGTTCCAGGTGTCAATATTCCCCAACATATTATTGATAGATTGGCAAAAGCCAAAGAGCCTTTTGAGGAAGGGATAAAAATTGCCGCCGAACAAGTGCAGATAGCACGGCAATTGTGTCAAGGTGTCCATCTGATGGCAGTAAAGCGGGAAGATGCGATCGCACCAATTTTGGATTTGGCTGGGATTTCTCCAGTTAATCAGTTGGTATCTAAGTAA